The DNA window ATTTACCAACCATATAAATCAGTACCTGCAAAATTTCAGCAGGACATCTTTTAATGTAAACTCTGATACTAGACAAGAAGATGAAGAATAATAAAACACCCAGCATTCACATAGGTCTTACAAAAATTCATCGATGCCAAATATAATCtagaatatcaaaatcaaatctgCAACCACTTTTGTCTTGAAATTCTTGGTTTTGAGGTCAAGATCAAGGGATCAAAAACCAGTTAATGAAATGTTAATCTCAAAATAAGCTACAATATCACCACTCCATCATAACCATGTAAATCTTAAAAACCTCAGCTCTATCGATCTCATAGGTTCAAAAACTTCGTAATACATTGTTGATAAACCTTAATACAAAAGTGGACTGTATGCACCATACACAAGCATTATCCAGGCTCAACTGCTAGCTGCACAAAGAGATAAATAATATACAAGACAAACAATATCAAGGCAAAACATTCTTAAATTCAATAGTAATTAGAATATGGTCTCAAATAAAGCGAAGCCTGTAGTAACCAAACATAAATTCACAAAAGGCAAAACAACACGGGGTGTtcaccaaaatttcaaataatctcatttcaaaatataagaaaacaaatcctaaacaaaaacaaaacagaagaaTTCATAAATACTCTCAATCTTCCTCCTCGCCTTCGTTCTCAGCAATGTTAAAGTATCTCAGCTCATAAGCATTCCGGTCCTTATTCGATGAAATAACCCTAAGCCAATCTCTCACATTATGCTTCTTCAAGTACTTCTTTGTCAAATACTTCAAATaactataataacaaaaaaataaataaataaataaaaatatataccattaattaattatttattatttctcatTATTACCGTTTGGAGAAGCTAGAGTCACAGGTGACGGTGATCTTGGACTTGTCACGGGTGACAGTAACGGAATCACCGAGAGCTCCGGGTTTGCCGCCGACTTTAATGCGCTCTTGGAGGAACTTTTCCAGTGAGGCAATGTCCATGATTTTATCTTCCACTGGCTTTGCACAATCGATCGTGAACGTTGCTCCTTTCTTCTTTCCCTTGGCCCcgcctgctgctgctgctccctTGCTCATTTTCGTTGATAGATTATCTGCCACATGTAAACAGAAGACGTAAATAATTCATCAAAGCACAAGTAATAAATGGGAGAGAGAGGTTATTCACCGGAGGGGATAGTTAGGGTTTTGGAGTGCTGCAGAAATGGAGGGGAAGAGGGAGAGTAATTAGGGTTGGGGTTTTATTGGAAGTGGACAGTTTGGCTTGTGGATCTGGTCGGGTATGGTCAGGCCCAAAATTCCAgtcagtttatttattttttaccaaaccgattgatgaaaaaatatatttgtgagtcgtgaaaaaatatattccagtcagtttttttactttgatttcaTGACACCtataatcaaatttatattttttttttaaatacaaactcatgaaattaataatataaatttaaaccaaatAGTCTAACCCAATATATCTAGCATgctaggtaaaaaaaataattgaataaattagatttataatttgtaaaatatcATAAGttcagtaaaaatatatttatgggcCAAGCCCTAATTATACCCAAAACACTTATAATATTGTTATTCTCATGTATTGTATCAAATAGTTATTCagagtgtttgatattataataataatttttttaaaatatttttttatttaaaatatattaaaataatattatttttttttaacataacacaccaaaaaaatttaaaacaactaaaaaataataataatttaaaattaaaaaaaatcagaatttaacaaaaacacaaCCCAACAACAATGTTGCCACGCACACTCTAATTATACATTTATGACCATAATCTTGTTCGTGGACTTGTCAAGTCCAGTCCAGCTCAGGCCAATAAGTACAAGTGTGACCAAGATCTTTGTTCATGGAGATACCATCCCGGTTCAAATTCCGGTAACATCATCTAATCTAACCTTAACCTGCAACAAGAAAATTGGCAATGAGTGAATCTCTTTTCAATGTTACGCAAACTTGATGATTGTGAAAGACAAATTATCCCTGCAAGGAACGAGAGATCCCATGTCCCAGAACACAGAAAATTGGTGAcagccttctttttttctcttcttttcctctcttttttttttttttttgaacccaAAGTAGTGCTCAATTGATTTAACTGGGCATGCCGAACGGTGTCGAAGTTGAATCCAAAACAACCGGGCTACATGAGTGCTGCATTCAAGTAGCCGAATAAGAACTAATAATTGCATTCTAACAACTTTTCAAGGCAACTTCGACGATGAGGAGTTATTTCTGTTCCCATGCTCATTCTGATACAACATGCAACCGCAAATATAGTTGTACGCTACAAAAGCTCAAAACATGTTCTCCATTTTGTCAAAAATGTTGCAAACGAGTATGATACATGGCCACCCAAATAGAAAAGGAGCAAGCAGTCATTAGAACCGCCGGATATCTTTTGGTGGCTTGTAGTTGAGGGGATGAGTTTCTGGGGTGGCATCTTCATCCTCTTTCCACATTTTTATCGTCTTGTCAGCCTCACATGTAACAAGCCTTGAACCACTTACGTCATAGCAGACAGCATATATACCAGCTTCACTATCCAATGAGCCTGGAGAAAAATAGCTTTCAGCATAAACCTCTTTTCCATTCCACACACAACTAAATCTAACGGAAAAAAGTAGAGGGGAGACAGTACCAGGCTGTACAATTGTCTGGGCTTGCTGGAAATTATGACCACTCTTCCAATCCCAGAACCATAAACTCCCATTGTCACCTAAAACAATGTAAAGGACAAACATGTAAAAAACTTGTGAATATCTCCAACTTCCAACAAGTGAGGGAGAGTAGATGGTCCTCAAATCAATCTATGGGAGAGAAGCAAACCAAATTTTGGGAATAATACATAGTTGTCTGTCGGAGGACATCATGATTTCTGACAAAAAACCCCATCCTATCACTAATTAAAATGTACACTAATGCATACCTCCTGTAGCCATTACACCATCTTCGTTGACAGCCATTGCATTAATGATGGTTTTCTGCTGAGAACTgctccaaaaattaaaatatcacacTATTAGACATGTTGTGTTGGTAGAACATCATTATAAAGATGCCAGATGCACGCAATGAAGAAATCAAATGATTTCTTAATAACCAATCAGAATTAGGCAGTGCCCTTGTTTTCGAACTAGTTTTCAGAGCAGCTCTATGCAGTCTCAAAAATTAAAGGATTCTTTCAAACGTTTAAGGAAACCCCCTTTCCATGGATCAAGCAGATATTCCTACATCCCCATTTCTGCGGTATTAACAACCTAGGTTACCAACCTTGCCACGGAGGATGCTAACAACCAAAGAGGTCAAAACACATAGGAGCTATGAAAATACATGGGATAAACATTTCAAAACCATATCTTGTTCACCCAAATAAAGAACAATAAAGATGGATATTATGAGGGCAGTAGATTTTCTTTTGCCCATGATATTTCATAATTCATTTCATCAAGCTTAAGACAATCTTAAGCAATTAGAGTCATCTAACAGAATCTCAGTCATCACAATACACAGGACTGACATAAAATATGAAATCCATGCACATACACAGGAGCGTGAGAACTGCAGAATTTAAGCAACTAGATATTTGTGTTTGAGAACTTACAGCATGTTGTGTAAAAATTCTCCTTTCGGAAGATTGAATTTCTTAATGTTGTCAGCTGATGCAGATGCAAAGCAGTGCCTGCAGcacccaaaagaaaaaataaaacatagaaCATAGagcatatataaaaatgaaagcaCAATATACCGcatcatttaacaagtaaaatCAGTGGCATGTGTAGGCACTTACTCTGTCGGATGCAGCGCCATGGCTCGAACAGATTTCTTGTGATGTGTAAGAGTTAACATAGTCTTACCTGCACGCCAGAAACACCATTATGCTAAACTTATAAAAATCTGTAGTATGAACAGGTAGAAGGGAATCCTCGAGAGAAATATAATTTACCATATCTAAGATCCCAGAACTTGATAGTTGAATCATGGGAACCAGTAACCACTTGTGGATCCTGGAAGCAGAAAGAATCACATTTAACCACTGATGTTAAAGACACAAAGGGAGCTTAAACCATGAAAGcagtatttagtttttttccctgTCAACTTGCACTTATCACAAATAACAATCTCATTTCAAAATCATGAGGTAGCAAGGGTAATcaagagaaaaatgaaatcaGAAAAACAGGAAAATCACATACCGTAGGTCGAGTAAAAACTGAGCACACTGTATTATCATGCCCAGACAGTGCAAAAACTTGCACCTTGGTACGAATATCCCAGACCTGAGAATAATTTTGACTTGTTACCTTTCTATGTAAAAAAACAGCGAGAATTACAAATTTTGACTAAGTGGGTAGCCAAACATACTGCGCACTCTCTATTGCAGGAAGAAAACTACATAATAAATTCCATACCCGGCAGACAGAATCACGCCCCCCAGTAAGCAAAAGGTCAATAGTAGGATGAAGGGCCAAGCAGTAGACACCACTTAGATGGCCATGATAAGACCGGATTGCCTACACAGAAAACATCAGTTTCACAAGCAGATTCACTCACATTATAGCTTTGGATACATTAATTAGGTATAAGTTCCCACCTTATTCTGTTCAAGGTCCCAGCATTTAACCTGTTTATCATCACCAGCAGAGAACATGTAGGTATGTCTTTGGCTAACGGCAAGACCTGCAAAGAGACAGTCCTATCATTTTAATCCGTTGACAGCATGATTAACCAAAAGAAAACAGCAATCATTTATCATCAACTAACCTCGTACTTGCTCGATGTGTCCAGTTAGTGTGAGCTTTAACCTTCCACTTCCTACATCCCATATCTAGTGCACCAAGAcacaggaaggaaaaaaaaaagccatcaGAAGTTGTTCATACAAGTTGGGGGGAGAGATCCAATCTAGTTTACACTCTAAAATCTAAATAACGCAGGGAAACACTCATTGATCGACTCTAAATTGGCActcctagaaaataaaaatcttagcAACATCATAAATAAAGTACATGAAAAGTGcttattctaaaatttaaaatttgtaaaaccATTAGATTGTAGATAATCTGGGTCAATAGTAAGATCTGGAATTTGGTACCCAAATAAATGACTTTGTATCTCAGATCCCATAATTTAATGAGAAATGACATGATTACAGAACATGCAAAAGAGAGTAAAATGATGAGAAAGTGAATCCTAGTAATGAACTAGTCAGGCTTCAAAAAAGCGTATCAGTACATGTCATCAAGATCAATAGATGAAAGAATATCATTAAAAACTTAATACCTTGATTGTTCGATCAGCAGAACCAGTACAAAACCATGTATTACTTGGATCAAATGCAACAGATCTCACCCAACCCAAATGACCACTAATGACCTGCACAATCAGCCAAAGAGCAATGAATAACACCTTTGGGTttgcattcaactactaaaacAGAACCAACATTTTAAACACAAGCTACATGCAGTCAAAGTAAGACCCCCTGTAACCTATTGATGATCAATAGAACAATTGTCCAAATGGGACATCTAAAAAcatacattttcatggaaaaagaCAAATACTAAGCATTAGAAGCAGATATGCGGTGAAAAGGCTGCATAATAACAAATTTCTATGGAGACTGGACATGTTCTACAGGAaccatttttgtttaaaaggaataaaatagACACATAATTTATTAGTTGCAAGTGACATTTGAGCAAAATACCAACACAGCCAACAAAGCTTCCCTAACAAGAATAGAATTTTTACCCTGTAGTTCTTCCATGGAGGACGCCAAACAGGGCGTGGCCATTTGCTTGGGATTCTTTCCATTATAGCAGAGGTTGAGAAGTTCCTATAACACAGGAAGCAAACAGAACACCAAGTAGTAATGTTATATGCGACAATACCAATCAGGACTACAAACATGTTAAATAAAGAGCATCACACTGCATACATTGGAAAACAATTGCCctggttttttagaaaaaatgaagCAACCACCAtagatatttgaaaaaaataaaaaaaaaaaggagtgtgAGGGTACACACCAATAAATTCTGGTTTGATCCAATTCAGTGGGCATGCGTTACATATAAATATGCGAAGTTTATCTGATTTATTAGTCACACAAGACAAAAAAGGGAGGAAAATAAACCTTTCAGATGAACCAGAAGCATTGATCACTGCAGTGCTTTTTCCTGAAACACCACCATCACTCCTGAAAAGAGGTTGAAAGTTATTTGCCAACAGCAAAACATTCCTTGTTGAAATGATAATTCACTTCCATGCCAATGAAACAAAGGGAAGTCTATAGACCATAACATAACCCATTACTCCTGAattcatattataattaaattcagtATCCACATAGATCATGATCAATATCTCAGGTTATCCTCTTGACATGAAGTGGGAACATGCAAAGGCAAGTAAGGCTGGGATTACAAGCAAAACATGATTCCAAACATCACCACATTTGCTAGTGAAAAAATGCATTGAAATTCAATGGTCGAAGTATCACAGAATATATCCAGCTGGacagaagagagaaataagatATTGAAAGGGCCATTGTTGTTCATGCTAACCTTTGCGGTAAAAATAaatgcagagagagagagagagctcacCGTGCCTTTGGTTGCAAAGATGGGCCAACAACCAATGCATTTTGAGCTCCACTTTTTTGCGAAACACTAGAATCACCTGAACCTGAAAAACAATCAAGGCACGTCCTAACCAagtcagtaaaaaaaaatccaaaccaacCAAATTCGTTATTTCTCTTAATGAATCAGCAATTATGCACAACacaatttaattctaaaaatagtGCTGCTATTAGCATAAACATACTAATGCACTATCAAGTACATATCAATACCCGAAAGAGCTAGGACATTAGAAGGCCCTGAAGCTTCCGTTGTGGCTGAATTAACTTGTTGCAGCGCGATTTCACTTGTGCTTTTGATTCCTTTATACTCCAAATTGATCTACACAACAAGTTCCACTAAATCCACAGCCACAGATACAAGTTTATAACAATAAAGCAAAGATAATCACTAGGTCCGTATCGAAATAAACTGAGGGGGGTTTTAAACTAACCTTGTGGTTCATTCGAATTTTTTTACTGCAGAAACAAaccaacaattaattttttttaaagaaatccataaaattagggttttgaaaaTTGCAACCTTTCAGGATCGGGAGGAGCGAGCTGAGCGTGAGTAGGAGAGAAAAGATCGCTGGTTCGTTTTAGAGATTTGAAGCTAAGTTTCTTCACTGATTGTGGCTCTATTGGCTCCATTTCTACTGTGGGACCTGGCATTCTTCCCGTCTTCTTCAactagctctctctctctctctatttctctATCTGAGTAGGTGCTGGTTAGGGTTTTGAAGAGAAGACGACCCCGGGTCTTATTGGATGTCTCGTCGTTTAATACATCATCGCCATGGACGATTGTCgtttgtatttatataaaaatcatgtgACCTAGGAAATGGCTTGCGCAACTAGCTTGTCGTGTCAATCgtttcttcattttgttttttatttgtaattatttgGTGATGACAGGACTTGAGTTTGATAAggttaattgatttattaaaaaataggttaattaagtaaatatctttttagtttaaaactcaatccatttttaataacaataataaaaactcatCTGAGTTGGTAggttgattgtatttttttaattttttttttaaaatgatgttattttgaatcatttaaaaaaacaaaattattttgagcaagaataaaaaaaaaaaaaaaaaaaaaaaaacattgatcaGGTCACCCAGTTGATAGATCGACATTTCAAATCATCTGGATTTAATTATGTCAACTCCCTAGACAGTTTGCGTGCTTGacctttttttatgaatttagatttaaatgcactataaaaaaattattattcaattttgtgATCTCTCACAAATCATATTACAagtttttataagaatttaaactttatttttttttttccattaatatgTGTctgatatgaaaacaaaaatactcatgaatatttaattaatatagaattcatgtttttgtaagatttttaattcatttttatatcagtttatcatatttatcaatatttttttccttaaccatatataaaatactatgaatttgtttaaatattttattttaaattttcttttaagataataatggatttttgtttaaaaaataattattgcaatttaCAAAACATTCGATATTTGATTGATCAATGGTTTTGTAGGTGTCTgctttttcatattattatataagatatgatttttaaaaaaaaacacaaagttaGGTTGGGAGATTTCATGTTTGACTCGCTAAATTGAGTTTAATGATAATGCCAAAGAACTTCAATggtttgaatatgttttttatattttaaataattttaatttaatttgtagcACGGCACAAGAAGTATCTTAGTTATGTACTATATGTTATGCAATCGCTTTCTCATTGCATTTATAGAgagattcatttttttctcatattcttTATAATCATGAGACATAATTATGGATGCTATCGTTAATATGCATTTCCTAATAACtattaaaagtgattttttattcaacaataaGGGTAATTTTCCTAAGTTTTTATGCATTGACACATGAATTATACATCTATGATAAATTGTTTCATAAATTcactattaatgaaaaaaaaactaaaaaggatcAAAAAATCCTGAAAACATCGTGGATTATATTTGCTTTCATTGTGGACTCAAACAATGTTtctcatgaaatttttttcgaTCTCAGGGAAGTTTTATTTGATTGCATCTCTTGCACGCCCAGGCACTAACCCATTATGGATTCAAGCAATGGGTTGCAATTTGGATTATTGCGTCCTCTCACATGTCTTTTTTCGTGTTACGTTGGCTTTGGGTGGCGTTATGGATGGTGGCTTATGGGATGATGGGTTCTTGGATGATTTTGCTTTGCATGCCATTTATAAGTTGTGTGATATCGCTTCTTCTCTCAAGAAAGTGATAGTAGGTTTGTAATCATCATGCATTAAATGTATTCTCCACTTGCTAGGTCCTTTATGATCTCCTCTACATTGAAAAAGCTATTGGATATTggcttgatttaatattttattggttacAAGTGGTTGATTATTTCTAGgttctattttgatttatttgataagTGACCAAATAAGTTTCATTTTGGTGTATGCTTCTTAGGTTTGGCTTGGTTTCATTATACATGTATCATTCCCAACACCATatgtcattttaattattttctcatgACATTTTTTGTCTTGGGCTCGGTGAGTTCTGAGTTATTTTTACTTATATATTCATATATCTTATTATGCAGGTTGTGTAAGTGTTTAATTTGGTTCctgttttttataattgctcaattgcttttcatttaaatctttttttccttgcttcaattctttttttttttttacttctatttATTTAGGCTACTCATGGGTTATGTTGTGATGATAGTTTTGTTCTTTAGTGATTTGTTGGTGTTATTTccctttattttgtttggttttcgtATGTTTTTTTGCTTGGTGTTTttgtccatttatttttttttttgttatagctCTGCAATTTTTCTAGGGCGATCTATTTGAGATGCTTCATATACATTGTTGTTgtcatttgttatttataagaTGTCTTTTTGTTTGAGTTGGTGctgttgtttattgtttttgaaatgccTTTTTGTTCATACTTTTAGTTTTAATACACAATTAGGTTTTTGCCTTCACTATCTAGGTTGGCTAAAGAAGGGTTAGTTTCTTGCGTTGGTAGTTTAGGAAAGGCCTATTGAAGTTGTTGGGTTGTTTATCATGTTAAAGTAGGTTATATTGTCTTCCTT is part of the Populus alba chromosome 10, ASM523922v2, whole genome shotgun sequence genome and encodes:
- the LOC118036970 gene encoding large ribosomal subunit protein eL22z-like — protein: MSKGAAAAGGAKGKKKGATFTIDCAKPVEDKIMDIASLEKFLQERIKVGGKPGALGDSVTVTRDKSKITVTCDSSFSKRYLKYLTKKYLKKHNVRDWLRVISSNKDRNAYELRYFNIAENEGEEED
- the LOC118036961 gene encoding protein pleiotropic regulatory locus 1-like, with product MPGPTVEMEPIEPQSVKKLSFKSLKRTSDLFSPTHAQLAPPDPESKKIRMNHKINLEYKGIKSTSEIALQQVNSATTEASGPSNVLALSGSGDSSVSQKSGAQNALVVGPSLQPKARSDGGVSGKSTAVINASGSSERNFSTSAIMERIPSKWPRPVWRPPWKNYRVISGHLGWVRSVAFDPSNTWFCTGSADRTIKIWDVGSGRLKLTLTGHIEQVRGLAVSQRHTYMFSAGDDKQVKCWDLEQNKAIRSYHGHLSGVYCLALHPTIDLLLTGGRDSVCRVWDIRTKVQVFALSGHDNTVCSVFTRPTDPQVVTGSHDSTIKFWDLRYGKTMLTLTHHKKSVRAMALHPTEHCFASASADNIKKFNLPKGEFLHNMLSQQKTIINAMAVNEDGVMATGGDNGSLWFWDWKSGHNFQQAQTIVQPGSLDSEAGIYAVCYDVSGSRLVTCEADKTIKMWKEDEDATPETHPLNYKPPKDIRRF